In a single window of the Anaerobaca lacustris genome:
- a CDS encoding putative Ig domain-containing protein encodes MKEQALLFPLLLLLIACWAASEAQAATYTLTVTADHGSVRIDPDKAQYEEGETVDLIPRPDVGYSFSHWSGDLRGKRLVGRVTMDSNKSVTATFAAWTAPLGIPDPNFGITETYRMYDTEGNRSGDLTYREDGSGGYYTHYIDNTHASATNTNNDYGTMDIPRTSIPNPLPAGSVVLVAGGPYSSGAGSIFVKGYGTIHLPIFVRGVADSTPYFSTKLRVEGTHLIVENIEAVGCNIMGEFNGDRDTEYVCVRQCELYSTNQGAGGFFFGQYSASDSVGIDNVVAYANTVHDFGDVNSVEDQDYGGALIGSRATRVWLVDNTLHEFSGSGVQVLPANSTEGQTAQYIYVGRNHIYRARQSGVWAKYGRDIVASQNLIHDIIHTSWSPSKAMGFQYGPQNVWYLFNEIHDCAMGFYGPGVDGGTDIYAYVVGNLIYDLVLPDGYSFNPDDAYCFAAVTWYGTAHRNIVANTFHNVPAGVHGSADTGEYLIAGNIFSEMTDGKHVFIDSSTAAGNSSLEYNLFHQTEGSVVVEWGTVVTGDMAALRSQTSTGDGCVVADPGFADADESDFSLLSDSSAIDAGSDSGVLKDVFDQFYTLYGIDLREDIEGRTRPQGEGWDIGAYEHRPGVVGDLAVSGAGRNSVTLTWTVPGADGSSDRPGRYDIRYATSAITEANWSSATQAQGEPTPGGAGTSQSFTLTGLSSGTTYYVGIKTSNTSGSTVSALSNIASGTTTGTGNHAPVFTPIGDRTVGGGQTLTFSVSATDADGEALTYSASGLPTGATFTAGTRTFSWTPTSVQSGTHWVTFSVTDGHVTVSETIAITVSQVVNRAPVLAAIGNRSVNEGQTLTFTVSATDPDGDSLTYSASNLPSGSSFVGQTFTWTPTHDQSGSYSVTFAVSDGSLTDSEQITITVINVVVDGPSDSTPPTAAADYPSADAIQVPLNPMIRLTVSDAGRGVDANTVTIRVNGQLVYSGNTARYDSASGTCRRTGTSASYRYSFQPAGPFHFDEQVTVRVTASDLAGNAMAPHIYSFTTEMRSFGDNRPASWAPDEFDKSRPATVRDSDGGIWLVYHAGPSGQRDIYLSRLPLGSADVGQPIRLTSSNADQCFPAIGIGTDDRLYVVWQDNRRGNWDIYIRTSLDGLTWSAETQITDSDHHQIRPALVVDAQSPNRVHVAWQDNGAGNQDIYVATSSNAFATKTVTQVTTNAADQTAPAIAADASNNVYLVWTDNRSGTSDIYGAASSSGSWTNVPVATGPSQQTSAVIATESAGAMLHFAWVDNAAGNYDVRYASSNGMPSSPLAGVNVADDTSGADQTAPTIATVGSTGNQLGVFVCWVDGRNINVNGWDTDLYVVDAAAGQGTNILISDGGTGLDQTEPAMGVDLYGHPYVFWTDNRNVTKYIYYAGSMYMTDPLVSTPVTAAAGGTVGNASPSSLSDVSVVVPAGACPHDATIEITRVLNPQSIVWSNVLVYDFGPSGLQFNPPVTVTIPYPVAEFSGGPPVPCWYVSQTGTLSQQGITNARVVDISSTVKALRFETTHFTLYYLLESFIDDGGDGGWSGDDDPPSGGGGGGGGGGGGGGCSLSPGEAGSVGGFLVPYIALAAAMLALRWRDRRARNARRG; translated from the coding sequence ATGAAAGAGCAGGCACTCCTATTCCCACTGCTGCTCCTGCTTATCGCCTGCTGGGCAGCGAGCGAGGCCCAGGCAGCGACGTACACGCTGACTGTAACAGCCGATCACGGCTCTGTAAGAATCGACCCCGACAAAGCCCAGTACGAAGAAGGCGAGACCGTCGATTTGATCCCCCGGCCCGATGTCGGCTACAGCTTTAGCCACTGGTCCGGCGACCTGCGGGGCAAGCGCCTGGTGGGTCGTGTCACAATGGATTCGAACAAATCCGTCACGGCCACTTTCGCAGCGTGGACCGCGCCCCTCGGCATCCCCGATCCGAACTTCGGCATCACGGAAACCTACCGTATGTACGACACGGAGGGCAACCGCAGCGGGGATCTGACGTATCGGGAGGACGGCTCCGGGGGCTATTACACGCACTACATCGACAACACGCACGCCAGCGCTACGAACACCAACAACGACTATGGGACGATGGACATACCCCGAACCTCCATTCCCAACCCCCTCCCGGCCGGGTCGGTAGTCCTTGTGGCGGGCGGACCCTACTCCTCCGGCGCGGGGAGCATCTTCGTTAAGGGCTACGGCACCATCCACCTGCCGATCTTCGTTCGCGGTGTGGCGGACAGTACGCCCTACTTCTCGACCAAGCTGCGCGTCGAAGGGACGCATCTGATCGTCGAAAACATCGAGGCAGTTGGCTGCAACATCATGGGGGAATTCAACGGGGACCGGGACACGGAATACGTCTGCGTTCGCCAATGCGAACTGTATAGTACGAATCAGGGCGCAGGGGGGTTCTTCTTCGGTCAGTATTCTGCCTCGGACTCCGTGGGAATCGACAACGTCGTCGCATACGCCAACACCGTCCACGATTTCGGGGATGTGAACTCTGTAGAGGACCAGGATTACGGAGGGGCCCTGATCGGTTCGCGCGCCACCCGTGTGTGGTTGGTAGACAATACGCTGCATGAGTTCAGCGGCAGCGGCGTTCAGGTTCTCCCGGCCAACAGCACAGAAGGTCAGACGGCGCAATACATCTACGTGGGGCGCAACCACATCTATAGGGCGAGGCAGTCCGGCGTCTGGGCGAAGTACGGCCGCGATATCGTTGCCTCGCAGAACCTCATTCACGACATCATTCACACCTCCTGGTCGCCCAGCAAAGCGATGGGGTTCCAGTACGGCCCGCAGAACGTCTGGTATCTCTTCAACGAGATCCACGATTGCGCTATGGGGTTCTACGGCCCTGGTGTGGATGGGGGAACCGACATCTACGCCTATGTCGTCGGCAATCTGATTTACGACCTCGTCCTTCCAGACGGGTATTCGTTCAACCCCGATGACGCCTACTGCTTCGCCGCTGTGACGTGGTATGGGACGGCGCATCGGAACATCGTCGCCAATACTTTCCACAATGTTCCCGCAGGCGTTCATGGATCAGCGGACACAGGGGAGTATCTGATCGCCGGGAACATCTTCTCCGAAATGACGGACGGCAAGCACGTCTTCATCGACTCCTCGACGGCGGCGGGCAATTCGTCGTTGGAGTACAATCTGTTCCACCAAACCGAAGGGTCGGTCGTGGTCGAGTGGGGCACTGTCGTTACGGGGGATATGGCCGCTCTTCGTTCCCAGACTTCCACCGGGGATGGCTGTGTCGTCGCTGATCCCGGCTTTGCCGACGCAGACGAATCGGACTTCTCGCTCCTGTCGGACAGCAGTGCGATTGACGCCGGATCGGACTCCGGCGTTCTGAAGGATGTGTTTGACCAATTCTACACCCTGTATGGGATTGATCTCCGTGAAGACATCGAAGGGCGGACAAGGCCGCAGGGCGAGGGGTGGGATATTGGGGCGTATGAGCATAGGCCGGGAGTGGTTGGGGATTTGGCGGTGTCGGGGGCGGGGCGGAATTCGGTGACGTTGACCTGGACGGTGCCGGGGGCGGATGGGAGTTCGGATCGGCCGGGGCGGTATGATATTCGGTACGCCACCAGTGCGATTACGGAGGCCAACTGGAGCTCGGCGACACAGGCCCAGGGCGAACCGACACCCGGCGGCGCGGGCACGTCGCAGTCGTTCACGCTGACCGGCTTGAGTTCCGGCACCACCTACTATGTCGGCATAAAGACGAGCAACACGTCCGGAAGCACCGTATCGGCCTTGTCCAATATCGCGTCGGGGACCACCACGGGCACCGGCAACCACGCGCCGGTGTTCACGCCGATTGGCGACAGGACGGTAGGGGGGGGCCAGACGCTGACGTTTTCGGTCAGTGCTACGGACGCTGACGGCGAGGCTCTGACGTATTCGGCGAGCGGGCTGCCGACGGGGGCGACTTTCACGGCGGGTACCCGGACGTTCTCCTGGACGCCGACGAGCGTTCAGAGCGGTACGCATTGGGTGACCTTCTCCGTAACGGACGGCCATGTGACGGTTTCGGAAACGATTGCCATCACCGTCAGCCAGGTCGTCAACCGCGCGCCCGTCCTGGCGGCCATCGGCAACAGAAGCGTCAACGAGGGCCAGACCCTCACGTTCACGGTCAGCGCGACCGACCCGGACGGCGATTCGCTGACGTACTCGGCGAGCAATCTGCCGAGCGGGTCGAGCTTCGTCGGCCAGACGTTCACCTGGACGCCGACGCACGACCAGTCCGGTTCGTATTCGGTCACGTTCGCCGTCAGCGACGGTTCGTTAACCGACTCCGAACAGATCACGATCACGGTCATCAACGTTGTGGTCGATGGCCCGTCCGACTCCACCCCGCCCACAGCGGCTGCTGACTATCCGTCCGCCGATGCGATCCAGGTTCCGTTGAACCCCATGATTCGGCTGACCGTTTCCGACGCAGGGCGCGGCGTGGACGCCAACACCGTGACGATCCGGGTGAACGGCCAACTCGTGTATTCGGGCAACACGGCGCGGTATGACAGCGCCTCTGGCACTTGCCGCCGCACCGGCACGAGCGCCAGCTACCGGTACTCTTTCCAGCCGGCGGGGCCGTTCCATTTTGACGAGCAGGTGACGGTGCGCGTCACCGCGTCGGACCTGGCCGGCAACGCCATGGCGCCTCACATCTACTCGTTCACCACCGAGATGCGGAGCTTCGGCGACAATCGCCCGGCCAGTTGGGCCCCCGACGAATTCGACAAGAGCCGCCCCGCAACCGTCCGAGACAGCGACGGCGGCATCTGGCTGGTTTACCACGCGGGCCCATCGGGCCAGAGGGACATCTACCTGAGCCGCCTGCCCCTGGGCAGCGCCGACGTGGGCCAGCCCATTCGACTGACCAGCAGCAACGCCGATCAGTGCTTTCCGGCCATCGGGATCGGCACCGACGACCGGCTCTACGTGGTCTGGCAGGACAACCGCCGGGGCAATTGGGACATCTACATCCGCACATCCCTCGACGGCCTGACCTGGTCGGCCGAGACGCAGATCACCGATTCTGACCACCATCAGATTCGGCCGGCACTCGTCGTCGACGCGCAGTCGCCCAATCGCGTCCACGTCGCCTGGCAGGACAACGGCGCCGGCAATCAGGACATCTACGTCGCCACGTCGAGCAACGCCTTCGCGACGAAAACTGTCACGCAGGTTACGACGAACGCCGCCGATCAAACGGCCCCGGCGATCGCGGCCGATGCCTCGAACAACGTCTATCTGGTCTGGACGGACAACCGCAGCGGCACGAGCGACATCTACGGCGCCGCCTCCAGCAGCGGTTCCTGGACCAACGTGCCGGTTGCCACGGGACCGAGCCAGCAGACGTCGGCCGTCATCGCGACGGAATCGGCAGGAGCGATGCTCCACTTCGCCTGGGTCGATAATGCCGCCGGCAATTACGACGTTCGCTACGCCTCCTCGAACGGCATGCCGAGCAGCCCATTGGCGGGCGTGAACGTTGCCGACGATACGTCCGGCGCCGATCAGACGGCCCCGACCATCGCCACGGTCGGCAGCACGGGCAACCAGTTGGGCGTTTTCGTCTGCTGGGTCGACGGCCGGAACATCAACGTCAACGGCTGGGACACCGATCTCTACGTTGTTGACGCTGCGGCCGGCCAGGGAACCAACATCCTTATCAGCGACGGCGGGACGGGACTCGACCAGACCGAGCCGGCTATGGGGGTGGATCTCTACGGGCATCCATATGTGTTCTGGACCGACAACCGGAACGTCACGAAGTACATCTACTATGCCGGAAGCATGTATATGACGGACCCGCTGGTCTCGACGCCTGTGACGGCGGCGGCGGGTGGGACGGTAGGCAATGCCTCGCCGTCGTCTCTGTCCGATGTTTCCGTCGTGGTCCCCGCCGGAGCGTGTCCGCATGATGCGACGATCGAGATCACACGAGTGCTCAACCCGCAATCCATTGTGTGGTCCAACGTATTGGTCTATGATTTCGGGCCGAGCGGCCTGCAATTCAACCCGCCGGTGACGGTGACGATTCCCTATCCTGTGGCCGAGTTCAGCGGCGGCCCGCCGGTACCCTGCTGGTACGTCTCGCAGACCGGGACTCTCAGTCAACAGGGCATCACGAACGCGCGCGTCGTCGACATTTCCTCGACGGTCAAGGCCCTGCGTTTCGAGACCACCCACTTCACGCTGTACTATCTGCTCGAGTCCTTCATCGATGACGGCGGGGACGGCGGTTGGTCGGGAGATGACGATCCTCCCAGCGGTGGCGGGGGAGGTGGTGGCGGTGGCGGCGGGGGAGGTGGGTGCTCCCTGTCGCCGGGCGAAGCCGGCTCTGTCGGCGGCTTCCTGGTGCCGTATATCGCTCTCGCGGCGGCCATGTTGGCCCTGCGCTGGCGCGACCGCCGGGCCCGAAACGCTCGACGCGGCTGA
- a CDS encoding DUF4114 domain-containing protein yields the protein MRRTMILAAFAAILTLTTAPAMAIMYPTAPVTFGPGTAGEGSLQDVLNSITVAPTAGVSSVNTATDAIRDDLDSYWSISGSSQSAATMIIELSAWKDQTSFGVFDMFNPLSRVEIFSGADAPGIANGGLKNLVIDADGKVYVNYVLQGTFVGNAFGYYITTPQQNTWYSDTDLNADEFDHMLVYQGKNIDSVQIAGLSKGLWTNNEFILAFEDQWGGGDGDWQDLVLMVESVVPVPVPGAVLLGVLGLGAAGMRLRKRQS from the coding sequence ATGAGAAGAACAATGATACTCGCCGCATTCGCCGCAATCCTGACCCTCACCACCGCCCCGGCGATGGCCATCATGTATCCGACGGCGCCGGTGACCTTTGGACCCGGCACTGCTGGGGAGGGCTCGTTGCAGGATGTTCTTAACAGCATCACGGTTGCTCCGACCGCTGGCGTCAGCAGTGTGAACACCGCGACGGATGCAATCCGGGATGACCTTGATTCCTATTGGAGCATCTCGGGATCGTCTCAGTCGGCGGCAACGATGATCATCGAGCTTTCGGCTTGGAAGGATCAGACGTCGTTCGGCGTATTTGACATGTTCAATCCATTGAGCAGGGTTGAAATCTTCTCGGGTGCCGATGCGCCGGGCATTGCCAACGGCGGCCTGAAGAACCTCGTGATCGACGCGGATGGTAAAGTGTACGTCAACTACGTTCTGCAGGGCACATTCGTCGGTAATGCGTTCGGCTACTATATCACGACCCCGCAGCAGAATACGTGGTACAGTGATACCGACCTCAACGCGGACGAGTTCGACCACATGCTTGTCTACCAGGGAAAGAACATAGATAGCGTGCAGATTGCGGGTCTGAGCAAAGGTCTGTGGACGAACAACGAATTCATTCTGGCCTTCGAAGATCAGTGGGGTGGTGGCGATGGCGACTGGCAGGACCTGGTCCTGATGGTCGAGTCGGTCGTTCCCGTTCCGGTTCCTGGCGCGGTTCTGCTGGGCGTGCTGGGTCTGGGCGCTGCGGGGATGAGACTGCGGAAGCGGCAGTCGTAA
- a CDS encoding exosortase/archaeosortase family protein: protein MVDRAISRRATVTRSADGLLSETAVKLIAIVVLLAAVTGWAYWATMVDLFKEWQRDDDYSAGQLVPLVAILFLWVERKNLAAASLKPCWLGGLALLLLAQAGRAYGVLFLFESAERYSLVLVIAALVLLVAGTGVFWRMKWILLFLFLMVPLPGRVHNLISGPLQGFASTGSVFVLEAFGVRVSQQGNVITLNQQVPLAVAEACSGLRMLTAFIIVAVFVAYMVKRPRWQRAVLVFSSIPVAVLCNVIRIVATAILFLHASSEVAEKFFHDFAGLVMMPAAVMFMFAQLWIMAMLTVDEGKPAQKAVVIGRRKPRSR from the coding sequence GTGGTTGATCGAGCCATTTCCCGCAGAGCGACAGTAACGCGATCTGCCGACGGTCTGCTGTCCGAAACAGCCGTAAAGCTGATTGCCATCGTGGTTCTGTTGGCCGCGGTCACGGGCTGGGCTTACTGGGCGACGATGGTGGACCTGTTCAAGGAGTGGCAGCGGGACGACGACTATTCGGCCGGCCAACTCGTTCCGCTGGTGGCGATCCTGTTCCTGTGGGTCGAGCGGAAGAATCTGGCCGCCGCGTCGCTCAAGCCGTGCTGGCTGGGCGGGCTGGCCTTGCTGCTTCTGGCGCAGGCGGGCCGGGCTTACGGCGTGTTGTTTCTGTTCGAATCGGCCGAGCGATACTCGCTCGTGCTCGTGATCGCGGCCCTGGTCCTGCTGGTGGCCGGGACAGGCGTGTTCTGGCGGATGAAGTGGATTCTGCTGTTTTTGTTCCTGATGGTGCCTTTGCCGGGCCGCGTCCACAACCTCATCAGTGGCCCGCTCCAGGGCTTCGCCTCGACCGGCTCGGTATTCGTGCTTGAGGCCTTCGGCGTCCGCGTCAGCCAGCAGGGCAATGTGATCACGCTCAATCAGCAGGTCCCACTGGCGGTGGCCGAGGCGTGCAGCGGGCTGCGGATGCTCACGGCGTTCATCATCGTGGCCGTCTTCGTCGCCTACATGGTTAAACGCCCGCGATGGCAGAGGGCGGTCCTTGTCTTCTCCAGTATCCCCGTGGCCGTACTATGCAATGTCATTCGGATCGTCGCCACCGCGATCCTGTTCCTGCACGCCAGCTCGGAGGTGGCCGAGAAGTTCTTCCACGACTTCGCCGGGCTCGTGATGATGCCTGCGGCCGTCATGTTCATGTTCGCCCAACTGTGGATCATGGCGATGCTGACCGTCGATGAGGGCAAACCCGCCCAGAAGGCCGTTGTTATCGGCCGTCGCAAGCCCCGCAGCCGATAG
- a CDS encoding exosortase C-terminal domain/associated protein EpsI → MSKNTNGSQRPMVAAAVVGGVLMLAFGLGFRAVASHLRTPVDATPVSQEALNQLPLEIGTWVGQDTPLDTAIIEATDTDAHVNRQYVSHGGLGSVSLWIASGVRARDLMPHRPEVCYTGSGYTLVARESLDLPLADGEVLPCNAMQFSRGTLTSNRVLVLYYYLVDGQFCRDVAEWRYKLIWTPIGYVAQVQVIAAITDAMPADTALRHATAFAVESAPLIADLFQDEKATADVD, encoded by the coding sequence ATGTCGAAGAATACGAACGGCAGCCAGCGGCCGATGGTCGCAGCGGCGGTGGTGGGCGGTGTGTTGATGCTGGCCTTTGGGCTGGGCTTTCGTGCGGTGGCCTCGCATCTGAGGACGCCGGTCGATGCCACGCCGGTTTCGCAGGAGGCCCTGAACCAGTTGCCGCTGGAGATCGGGACCTGGGTCGGCCAGGACACCCCGCTCGATACGGCGATCATCGAGGCCACGGACACCGATGCCCATGTCAATCGCCAGTATGTCTCGCACGGCGGGCTCGGTTCGGTCTCGCTGTGGATCGCTTCGGGCGTCCGCGCCCGCGACCTGATGCCGCACCGCCCGGAGGTCTGCTACACGGGCAGCGGCTACACGCTCGTGGCGCGTGAATCGCTCGATCTGCCGCTGGCCGACGGCGAGGTGCTGCCCTGCAACGCGATGCAGTTCTCTCGCGGCACGCTGACGAGCAACCGCGTGCTGGTGCTGTACTACTACCTCGTGGACGGCCAGTTCTGTCGCGACGTCGCGGAATGGCGGTACAAGCTGATCTGGACACCCATCGGCTACGTCGCGCAAGTCCAGGTGATTGCAGCGATTACCGATGCCATGCCCGCCGACACGGCGCTGCGGCACGCGACCGCCTTCGCCGTCGAGTCGGCGCCGCTGATTGCCGATCTGTTCCAGGACGAGAAGGCGACCGCCGATGTCGACTGA